Proteins found in one Paenibacillus borealis genomic segment:
- a CDS encoding YVTN family beta-propeller repeat-containing protein, with the protein MSLLSTGPIENNVSASTGVRPTQQLTVKVDNRSSVSSSTVVVEGYFLDGTRTLYVSETLSLNPNQVITKTYFANLNAFEFLFTTSASVNDEVQISVWGKDATGNLVTAHRLVSAELLGAVTGATGVTGATGVTGATGVTGATGVTGATGVTGATGVTGATGVTGATGVTGATGVTGATGETGATGVTGATGVTGATGVTGATGVTGATGVTGATGVTGATGVTGATGETGATGVTGATGVTGATGETGATGVTGATGVTGATGETGATGVTGATGVTGATGVTGATGVTGATGATGAIGTTGATGVTGSAEPASVNLIYVTNNGSNNISVVNGNTNTIVGTITTGAGPFGVEVNSVTNRIYVANENSGNVSVIDGSSNTIIATVTVGTTPNGLRVNPNTNRIYVTNLGSNNVSVIDGNSNGVIATVSVGAGPFGAWVNPVTNRIYIANSNSNNISVISGISNSVIATVTVGAVPVGVTANKRTNRIYITNSASNNVSVISGFSNIIIATVTVGTVPSGIDVNPNTNLIYSANQGSNNVSVINGNTNTVAVTIPVGLSPLGVALNSLTNGAYVANAGSNTLSVIDGNSNTVTSTVTVGTTPLGVAVNP; encoded by the coding sequence ATGAGTTTATTATCTACAGGGCCGATCGAGAACAATGTCTCAGCCTCAACAGGTGTAAGACCTACTCAACAGCTGACAGTCAAAGTGGACAACAGAAGCAGTGTGTCCAGTTCGACGGTTGTGGTCGAAGGCTATTTTTTGGATGGGACAAGAACGTTGTATGTGAGTGAAACTCTGAGCCTGAACCCGAATCAAGTGATAACCAAAACGTATTTTGCGAATCTGAATGCCTTTGAATTTCTTTTCACCACCTCTGCTTCCGTGAACGATGAGGTCCAGATCTCTGTATGGGGAAAAGACGCTACGGGTAATTTGGTGACGGCGCACCGCCTGGTTTCCGCTGAATTATTGGGAGCAGTTACGGGAGCGACGGGAGTTACGGGCGCGACAGGAGTTACGGGAGCGACGGGAGTTACGGGAGCGACGGGAGTTACGGGAGCGACAGGAGTTACGGGCGCGACAGGAGTTACGGGAGCGACAGGAGTTACTGGAGCGACAGGAGTTACGGGAGCGACGGGAGTTACGGGAGCGACGGGAGAGACGGGAGCGACGGGAGTTACGGGCGCGACAGGAGTTACGGGAGCGACGGGAGTTACGGGAGCGACGGGAGTTACGGGAGCGACGGGAGTTACGGGAGCGACAGGAGTTACGGGAGCGACAGGAGTTACGGGAGCGACGGGAGAGACGGGAGCGACGGGAGTTACGGGCGCGACAGGAGTTACGGGAGCGACAGGAGAGACGGGAGCGACAGGAGTTACTGGAGCGACGGGAGTTACTGGAGCGACAGGAGAGACGGGAGCGACGGGAGTTACGGGAGCGACGGGAGTTACGGGCGCGACAGGGGTTACGGGCGCGACAGGAGTTACTGGAGCGACGGGAGCAACGGGAGCGATTGGAACTACCGGAGCTACCGGAGTCACAGGATCGGCGGAGCCCGCATCCGTTAATCTGATATACGTGACCAATAATGGCAGTAACAACATTTCAGTGGTGAACGGGAATACGAATACTATTGTCGGTACTATTACAACGGGTGCCGGGCCGTTTGGTGTAGAGGTGAACTCTGTTACCAACCGGATTTATGTAGCCAATGAGAATAGCGGGAACGTCTCCGTGATCGACGGAAGCAGCAATACAATTATTGCTACTGTTACTGTGGGGACTACACCAAATGGTCTGAGGGTAAACCCCAATACCAACCGGATTTATGTTACGAATCTAGGGAGCAATAATGTCTCGGTGATTGACGGAAACAGCAATGGAGTGATTGCCACTGTCTCCGTAGGAGCGGGGCCATTTGGTGCATGGGTGAATCCGGTCACCAACCGGATCTATATAGCAAACTCAAACAGCAACAATATCTCCGTCATCAGCGGAATATCCAATTCCGTTATTGCTACAGTTACTGTTGGGGCCGTTCCTGTAGGGGTAACAGCGAATAAACGTACCAACCGGATTTATATAACGAACTCAGCAAGCAATAATGTTTCGGTTATTAGCGGATTTTCCAATATCATTATTGCTACTGTTACTGTAGGCACTGTGCCAAGCGGAATAGATGTGAATCCCAACACAAACCTGATTTACTCCGCCAATCAGGGCAGTAACAATGTATCCGTCATTAACGGCAATACCAATACTGTTGCAGTTACAATACCGGTAGGGCTCAGCCCGCTTGGAGTAGCGTTAAATTCGCTAACCAATGGGGCCTATGTAGCGAATGCCGGAAGCAATACGCTCTCCGTTATCGACGGGAACAGCAATACGGTCACTTCTACCGTAACCGTGGGTACCACCCCTCTAGGAGTAGCGGTCAATCCTTAA
- a CDS encoding glycosyltransferase encodes MITISLCMIVRNEQAVLGRCLQSVQDAVDEIIIVDTGSTDSTREIAGQWTPLVRDFKWNHHFASARNYSFAQASMDYILWLDADDVLLPEELKKLLELKRSLLPDIDMVSMPYHCDFDESGHATLKVRRVRLVRRSRNYQWTGAVHEDLSIEEGGCLDSDIMITHRKSHNDSDADRNLRIYEMLLSSGAEFTSRDTLHYAMELHQHRLYEQAVLYYLQFIDSYQHTVEDEIHVCSKLADCYYHMGNRDKEQEWIFKSFTYDIPRPEFCCRLAYFFLEKEQYHQAVYWYKLAIESPPPVNPWTISNDVARTWLPHMQLGLCYYHLNEYKLSYHHNKIASGYLPDDQSILNNIILLENEILKPAPNRQV; translated from the coding sequence ATGATTACGATTAGCCTGTGCATGATCGTAAGGAACGAGCAAGCTGTACTGGGACGTTGTCTGCAGTCTGTGCAGGATGCGGTGGATGAAATCATCATTGTGGATACCGGCTCCACAGACAGCACCAGAGAAATAGCCGGGCAATGGACACCTCTTGTCCGGGATTTCAAGTGGAATCATCATTTCGCTTCAGCCCGGAACTATTCATTTGCACAAGCGTCGATGGATTATATCCTGTGGCTGGATGCAGATGATGTGCTATTGCCGGAGGAGCTGAAGAAGCTGCTGGAGCTCAAACGCTCACTGCTTCCTGACATAGATATGGTGTCTATGCCCTATCACTGCGACTTTGATGAATCCGGGCACGCCACGTTAAAGGTCCGGCGCGTAAGGCTGGTCAGACGCTCCCGGAATTACCAGTGGACCGGGGCGGTGCATGAGGATTTGTCGATAGAGGAAGGCGGCTGCCTGGACAGTGATATTATGATTACTCATAGGAAGAGTCATAACGATTCGGATGCTGACCGGAACCTGAGAATATATGAAATGCTATTGTCCTCCGGGGCGGAATTTACATCACGGGATACTTTGCATTATGCCATGGAGCTGCATCAGCATCGCTTGTATGAACAGGCCGTTCTCTATTACCTGCAATTCATAGACTCTTACCAACATACAGTAGAGGACGAAATCCATGTCTGCTCGAAATTGGCAGATTGTTATTACCACATGGGTAACCGGGACAAGGAGCAGGAGTGGATATTCAAATCGTTCACCTATGATATTCCCCGTCCGGAATTCTGCTGCCGGCTGGCTTATTTCTTTCTGGAAAAGGAGCAATATCATCAGGCGGTGTACTGGTATAAGCTGGCTATCGAATCGCCGCCGCCTGTTAATCCTTGGACCATATCAAATGATGTGGCCAGAACCTGGCTGCCCCACATGCAGCTGGGTTTATGCTACTACCACTTAAATGAATATAAACTATCCTATCATCATAACAAGATAGCCTCCGGATACCTCCCGGATGATCAGAGCATCCTCAACAACATTATTCTGTTGGAGAATGAGATTCTTAAGCCCGCTCCGAATAGGCAGGTCTAA
- a CDS encoding extracellular solute-binding protein, translating to MNNKSGRQSFRERLDYMVSKLRTDILSGILQPGAYLPAESLLAKQFELSNKSVRRGLDILVQEGLIQKIDRVGSVVMESVRERIRIHFGCSSSLTKDFKLDDLIAEFHRLHPGIHVLPLALNDFDHVNSALELMNNGMLDVLSLNSTQFQEMAESGSAELLETLEPDPGLYPITSEAFLHEGQLFAYPISFSPVVLCYNKAHFREADLPEPDSYWTWDDLIESARQLSEKRGRHAVYFVPASENRYSVFLLQSGIRIMGDGGHHPTLSPETANSLDIYSKLVNNHQIFPKYLAGNHEDETISLFVQEQVSMILATYYNLNEFKDLSLDYDLAPLPTLKAKDPQKTLLVTIGAAVVGNSRQKEAARQFVSFLASAEAQRMIRERSVSIPARKRIAEMPVDDHLNRPSRYLMYRELFPTFSYLRDLGLPIAVLQSFRKLLNAYWSRMINETSLYEEMGRLIAEENRGKAEGATNTST from the coding sequence ATGAATAATAAATCAGGACGTCAGTCCTTCCGGGAAAGATTGGATTATATGGTAAGCAAGCTCCGCACAGATATTCTAAGCGGTATTCTGCAGCCCGGAGCGTATCTTCCTGCCGAGAGCCTGCTGGCCAAACAATTTGAGCTCAGTAACAAATCCGTGCGCAGAGGATTGGATATCCTTGTACAAGAAGGTCTGATTCAGAAGATTGACCGTGTGGGCAGTGTGGTAATGGAGTCGGTCAGGGAAAGGATCCGTATTCATTTCGGCTGCAGCTCTTCCCTGACCAAGGACTTCAAGCTGGACGATCTCATTGCAGAATTCCACCGGCTGCATCCCGGGATACATGTTCTGCCGCTCGCCTTAAATGACTTCGATCATGTGAATTCTGCCTTGGAGCTGATGAACAACGGGATGCTGGATGTGTTGTCGCTGAACAGCACCCAATTTCAGGAGATGGCTGAGAGCGGTTCCGCGGAACTCCTGGAGACGCTGGAGCCTGATCCGGGGCTGTATCCGATCACAAGCGAAGCCTTTTTGCATGAGGGGCAGCTCTTTGCTTATCCGATTTCCTTTTCTCCCGTGGTGCTCTGCTATAACAAAGCCCATTTCCGTGAGGCTGACCTGCCTGAACCTGACAGTTACTGGACCTGGGATGATCTGATCGAGTCGGCCCGCCAGCTGTCGGAGAAACGGGGGCGCCACGCCGTGTATTTTGTACCGGCTTCCGAGAATCGCTATTCGGTGTTTCTGCTGCAGAGCGGCATCCGGATCATGGGGGACGGAGGGCACCATCCTACGCTGAGTCCCGAGACCGCCAACAGTCTGGATATATACAGCAAACTGGTGAACAATCATCAGATATTCCCTAAATATCTAGCCGGCAATCATGAGGATGAAACAATATCGCTGTTTGTCCAGGAGCAGGTATCGATGATCTTGGCGACCTACTACAATTTGAATGAATTCAAGGACCTTTCCCTGGACTATGACCTGGCCCCGCTTCCTACGCTCAAAGCCAAGGATCCGCAAAAAACACTGCTCGTCACCATCGGTGCAGCGGTTGTGGGTAATTCCCGGCAGAAAGAGGCTGCACGGCAATTCGTCAGCTTCCTGGCTTCGGCAGAGGCGCAGCGGATGATCCGCGAACGTTCGGTCAGTATTCCGGCACGCAAACGGATTGCAGAAATGCCTGTGGATGATCATTTGAACCGTCCTTCGAGATATCTGATGTACAGAGAGTTATTTCCAACATTTTCATACCTCAGAGATTTGGGGCTTCCTATTGCTGTGCTGCAAAGCTTCCGCAAGCTTTTGAATGCGTATTGGTCCAGGATGATTAATGAGACCTCACTGTACGAGGAAATGGGCCGGCTTATTGCTGAAGAAAACAGGGGGAAAGCGGAGGGGGCAACGAATACGTCCACCTGA
- a CDS encoding extracellular solute-binding protein: MNVAKRKLALLLPVLALLVTLVSACGGSNNEGGNAAEPSASPGTPGGTSAPVEGSRSVGGLQVPIVADKLELSLWSPSGGNFRGTNFNEKYSFQQMEENTNIHIDFQHSTEASAEAFSLLMSSGKLPDIIYNDLWGTDSGKYGAQGALLPLEDLIDKYAPNFKKLLDDHPDIRGQITSPEGHIYYLPNLVLDSQDLTQMFPQVRSDWVEKLGLSMPQTTEDWYNMLKAFREQDPNGNGKKDEIPLVTVNLENIMMLFAPAFGVEYGFFVDNGEVKFGPDDPRFKEVVAYLNRLYEEQLLDPNYLVDTTFQTLTEKVTTDVAGAWFGWSGSYMGNFTTLMEGKHDTFKIAAAIPPKGPNGDQRHVSFRWQAAAHGLAVSSKTAHPEEVMKWLDYQYSEEGILLNNFGVEGKSYDLVNGEPVYKEEVTHPTNGLTNTQELLNHTIGGGSWATVADTRYAEQIREANGQTENPLEIYKDYIDFDAKLPPVQFTAEENEIVVPLMADIQTYVAETVNAQIMGRQSFDDYDKVIKQLEQMGIGEVLKQYQTAYERFKGE, encoded by the coding sequence ATGAATGTTGCTAAAAGGAAGTTAGCTCTGTTGTTGCCTGTTCTGGCGCTGCTCGTTACACTGGTGTCCGCCTGTGGAGGGTCAAACAATGAAGGAGGTAATGCTGCTGAACCTTCAGCCTCTCCGGGCACTCCGGGTGGGACGTCTGCTCCTGTAGAAGGAAGCCGGTCCGTAGGCGGACTTCAGGTGCCGATTGTGGCGGACAAGCTGGAGCTGTCCCTTTGGTCTCCCAGCGGGGGCAACTTCCGGGGAACCAATTTTAATGAGAAATATTCCTTTCAGCAAATGGAAGAGAACACCAACATTCATATCGACTTTCAGCACAGTACAGAAGCCAGCGCAGAAGCATTCAGTCTGCTGATGTCCTCCGGCAAGCTTCCCGATATCATCTATAACGATCTGTGGGGGACGGACTCCGGCAAATACGGCGCTCAGGGAGCACTCCTTCCATTGGAAGATCTGATCGACAAATACGCGCCAAACTTCAAAAAGCTCCTCGATGACCACCCGGATATCCGGGGGCAAATCACTTCGCCTGAAGGGCATATCTATTATCTGCCGAACCTCGTACTTGATTCCCAGGATTTGACCCAAATGTTCCCTCAGGTCCGCAGTGACTGGGTGGAGAAGCTGGGACTTTCGATGCCGCAAACTACCGAAGACTGGTATAACATGCTTAAAGCCTTTAGGGAGCAGGATCCCAATGGTAATGGCAAAAAAGATGAAATTCCGCTCGTCACCGTCAATCTGGAGAATATTATGATGCTGTTCGCCCCGGCTTTTGGTGTTGAATACGGGTTCTTTGTGGATAACGGTGAAGTGAAATTCGGGCCGGATGATCCGCGGTTCAAGGAGGTTGTTGCCTACCTGAACCGTCTATATGAAGAACAGCTGCTGGACCCGAACTATCTGGTGGATACGACATTCCAGACGCTGACGGAGAAGGTGACCACGGATGTGGCCGGTGCCTGGTTCGGCTGGTCGGGCTCCTATATGGGGAACTTCACAACGCTGATGGAAGGCAAGCATGACACTTTCAAAATTGCTGCGGCCATTCCTCCGAAGGGGCCAAACGGCGATCAGCGTCATGTCTCCTTCCGCTGGCAGGCTGCGGCCCATGGGCTTGCCGTATCCTCGAAGACCGCACATCCGGAAGAAGTGATGAAATGGCTGGACTACCAGTACTCTGAAGAAGGCATTCTGCTGAACAATTTCGGGGTGGAAGGCAAATCTTATGATCTGGTGAACGGCGAGCCGGTATATAAGGAAGAGGTTACTCATCCTACGAACGGGCTGACCAATACGCAGGAGCTGCTGAATCATACCATCGGCGGCGGAAGCTGGGCTACAGTTGCTGATACCCGTTATGCCGAACAGATCCGTGAAGCGAACGGACAAACGGAGAATCCGCTGGAGATTTACAAGGATTACATTGACTTTGACGCGAAGCTGCCGCCGGTACAATTCACCGCTGAAGAAAATGAAATTGTGGTTCCTCTTATGGCGGATATTCAGACCTATGTGGCTGAAACGGTCAATGCCCAGATTATGGGGCGCCAGAGCTTCGATGATTATGACAAAGTTATAAAGCAGCTGGAGCAAATGGGAATTGGCGAGGTATTGAAGCAGTACCAGACCGCATACGAGCGTTTTAAAGGAGAATAA
- a CDS encoding ABC transporter permease produces the protein MAVPVNAIKAKSRKQRTKRSSVSLKRMMANRYLYLMLLPTVLYFLIFEYKPMYGAVIAFKDFNPFAGVAGSPWVGFKNFEKFFESYYFFRLLKNTFLMSFYSLLFIFPASLAFALLLNELRIKKLKSFLQTVSYLPHFISLIVICGMIIDFTKPGGIINSLLLGIGIISEPIQFLIQPEWFRTIYVGSGMWQSLGWNSIIYLAALSGINPSLYEAAVVDGAGRWKQLTHITLPGILPTVLILLILNVGTLLNVGWDKIILLYNPGTYVTADVISTFVYRRGVMEADYSFSAAVGLFNSVINFTLLVLANRISRKTTESSLW, from the coding sequence ATGGCTGTACCCGTAAATGCAATCAAGGCCAAAAGCAGGAAACAGCGGACGAAACGGAGTTCCGTTTCGCTGAAGCGTATGATGGCCAACCGGTATCTCTATCTCATGCTGCTGCCCACTGTGCTGTATTTTCTCATTTTTGAATACAAACCGATGTACGGGGCGGTGATCGCCTTCAAAGATTTCAATCCTTTCGCTGGTGTAGCCGGCAGCCCCTGGGTGGGCTTCAAAAATTTCGAGAAGTTTTTTGAGAGCTATTATTTCTTCCGTTTGCTGAAAAACACCTTTCTGATGAGCTTTTATTCGCTGCTGTTCATTTTTCCGGCCTCACTGGCTTTTGCATTATTGCTTAATGAGCTGCGGATCAAAAAGCTGAAGTCCTTCCTGCAGACGGTGTCTTATCTGCCGCATTTCATTTCACTAATCGTCATCTGCGGCATGATTATTGACTTCACGAAGCCCGGAGGCATTATCAACAGCCTGCTGCTCGGCATCGGAATCATCTCGGAGCCGATTCAGTTTCTGATCCAGCCGGAGTGGTTCCGCACCATTTATGTCGGTTCAGGCATGTGGCAGAGCCTGGGCTGGAACTCTATCATCTATCTGGCGGCACTGTCCGGCATTAACCCAAGCCTCTATGAGGCTGCAGTGGTGGATGGGGCGGGGCGCTGGAAGCAGCTTACACACATTACCCTGCCGGGAATTCTGCCCACAGTGCTGATCCTGTTGATTCTGAATGTCGGGACCCTGCTGAATGTAGGCTGGGACAAAATTATATTGCTGTATAACCCGGGAACCTACGTCACGGCGGATGTTATCTCCACCTTTGTCTACAGACGCGGTGTCATGGAAGCCGATTACAGCTTCTCGGCGGCGGTAGGCCTATTCAACTCCGTGATCAATTTTACGCTGCTGGTGCTGGCGAACCGGATCAGCCGGAAGACCACCGAAAGCAGCTTATGGTGA